The window TTTCATTTTTTCTCCTCCCTATTTGTCTATTTCAAGATATTCAGGTATTGTTTCAACCTGAGTTATTTTTTTCCCTGAGATAACATAAACGCGCCGATTGTTGGCGTGTTTTGTGAAGTCAGGATGTCGTTCACCTTCGGAAACATAACGGACGCGTTTTTGGATTTCTCCAAAAGGCATTCCATTATTACGCAATATATTTGCAACCTCAATCGCGACTGACTTGCTTCTTTCCATTCCAAGATGATCATTATATTTATCGCTTCCTCTTGTATCGCAGGATCCGATAAACCAAAATATCTGGCTTGGATTATTTTCCACATATTGGGAAATTTTCTCAAGCTGTTCTTTCTGCCCAATAATGTCAGACTTATCAAAATTGAAATAAATATCAGAAAGTTTGGCTTCTGGTTTTATTTTTTTTTCAACTTTTTTATCAGCAGGCTCTTTTTGCTTTTTAACAGGAGGAGGTCCATATCTATCAAAACATAAAATCCTTATTATCGGATTTTCATCAACATAGGATCTTGCTGTCCCTATGCCTCCGCCAAAAGCGCCACCGCCGATTATTTTATCTGTTTCTCCCGCAGGACCCATTGCTTTATTAATCACACCAGCTGTTCCTAAGGCTCTTATTTTTCCTACTGTTTCATATTTTATTTTTTGAAGAGGGACTACATAAATAACTCCACTTTCTTTTTTAGCTTTATAT is drawn from Patescibacteria group bacterium and contains these coding sequences:
- a CDS encoding OmpA family protein, with the translated sequence MKMQRLLFFCVILTFLFLPTNLFADTTEASAEAGASLDYHPYYESSTDKRGFPGIYKMDSSFTSPLHPTYIKEGWKFWENSYGKEITMEMINGMRKGVKIKHIESNFWATFNANNIPIVILYWHPQGAIKIGEVKICGKEQSVTDAVVMEGLYKAKKESGVIYVVPLQKIKYETVGKIRALGTAGVINKAMGPAGETDKIIGGGAFGGGIGTARSYVDENPIIRILCFDRYGPPPVKKQKEPADKKVEKKIKPEAKLSDIYFNFDKSDIIGQKEQLEKISQYVENNPSQIFWFIGSCDTRGSDKYNDHLGMERSKSVAIEVANILRNNGMPFGEIQKRVRYVSEGERHPDFTKHANNRRVYVISGKKITQVETIPEYLEIDK